Proteins encoded in a region of the Carassius auratus strain Wakin chromosome 21, ASM336829v1, whole genome shotgun sequence genome:
- the LOC113038727 gene encoding neurofilament light polypeptide-like has translation MSAVGFDPYFSPSYKRWYVESSPRVSQRGRSRTTFSAHTPSLSSSRLHYASPGRASAGLLLSGPGRSMDMDISHATQISSEFRTVRTQEKDQLQELNDRFAGYIERVHELEQQNRALEAQLLLLRQSHVEPSRLRGLYEQEVRTLRAAVEEARMEMQAALSHRESMENAFRSLQARYEEEVVAREDTEARFLEARKEADDGTLAQVELGKKVDTLLNEMAFLKKVHEGEISELQASIQYGAQFAIEAETTKPDLSSALRDIRAQYEKLAAKNIQSAEEWFRGKMGHLTESVVHHTDAVRNSKDEVGEYRRQLQSCVLEIDACKGLNESLEKQLREVEDKQSAEIAAMQDTISDLEDELRATKGEMARYLREYQDLLNVKMALDIEIAAYRKLLEGEESRFNVGVGGLVGAYSSGPVYSRPMFSLSSLSSGAPYLLGSRLVSASLSADEAITSSQAQEAAASPTKDEEEEKEEEAEVKEEEEEEKEEEEETKEEAEGAEQEEEAGAEEAVVEEEENGAEKEEAAAEEEEVAAEEEEAAAEEETEEKKDVKGEEEKGDEKEGGGEEGKEEEGEKGDEEEVAAEEDTETEKSEEKADTSVDKAKEDTEADKEDTKVEKDKVEKETEKEKVEPKAEKAKEEVEPEPVKEKAKEKIEPVPEESKDKGKEEPEKPKAKEKAEPEKPKGKDKSEKDKSEKKESVKQEKGKEETEKPKGKK, from the exons ATGAGTGCCGTTGGGTTTGACCCCTACTTCTCGCCCTCGTACAAGCGCTGGTATGTGGAGAGCAGCCCCCGGGTTTCTCAGCGTGGTCGGTCTCGCACCACTTTCTCCGCCCATACCCCTTCTCTCTCCTCGAGCCGCCTCCACTATGCCTCCCCCGGAAGGGCCTCCGCCGGACTGCTGCTGAGCGGCCCTGGCCGCTCCATGGACATGGACATCAGCCATGCCACCCAGATAAGCTCCGAATTCCGGACAGTGCGAACTCAAGAGAAGGATCAGCTGCAAGAGCTCAACGACCGCTTCGCTGGTTACATCGAGCGCGTCCATGAACTAGAGCAGCAGAACCGTGCTCTGGAGGCTCAGCTGCTCCTGCTGAGGCAGAGTCATGTGGAGCCTTCCCGCCTGAGGGGCCTGTACGAACAAGAGGTCCGCACACTGAGAGCCGCCGTCGAGGAGGCCCGCATGGAGATGCAGGCTGCGCTGAGCCACCGGGAGAGTATGGAAAATGCCTTCCGGAGTCTGCAGGCCAGGTATGAGGAAGAGGTGGTTGCCCGTGAGGACACCGAAGCCAGGTTTCTGGAGGCCCGAAAGGAGGCAGATGACGGCACTCTGgctcaggtggagctggggaagaaGGTTGATACATTGCTAAATGAGATGGCGTTCCTGAAGAAGGTACATGAGGGTGAGATCTCAGAGCTGCAGGCCAGTATTCAATATGGAGCCCAGTTCGCCATTGAGGCGGAGACCACCAAGCCCGATCTGTCCAGTGCCCTGCGCGACATCAGAGCACAGTACGAGAAGCTGGCAGCCAAGAACATACAGTCAGCTGAAGAATGGTTCCGTGGGAAGATGGGCCACCTGACAGAGAGCGTAGTGCACCACACTGATGCAGTGAGGAACTCCAAGGATGAAGTAGGAGAGTATCGCCGCCAACTTCAGTCATGTGTCCTTGAGATCGATGCCTGCAAAGGTCTGAATGAGTCTCTGGAGAAGCAGCTCAGGGAGGTGGAGGACAAGCAGAGTGCAGAGATTGCAGCCATGCAG GATACAATCAGTGACCTTGAGGATGAGCTTCGAGCTACTAAAGGCGAAATGGCGAGATACCTTAGAGAATACCAGGATCTTCTCAATGTCAAGATGGCACTTGATATTGAGATAGCTGCTTACAG GAAGTTGCTTGAGGGGGAGGAGTCTCGCTTCAATGTGGGTGTGGGAGGATTGGTCGGTGCTTATTCTTCCGGTCCCGTTTACTCCCGACCCATGTTCTCACTGTCCTCCTTGAGCTCTGGCGCCCCCTACCTGCTTGGATCTcgccttgttagtgcatccctcTCAGCCGATGAGGCCATCACATCCAGTCAAGCTCAAGAAGCTGCTGCCAGTCCTACcaaggatgaagaagaggagaaagaggaagaagCGGAAGtaaaggaagaggaggaggaagagaaggaggaagaagaagaaacaaaggAGGAAGCGGAAG GTGCTGAACAAGAAGAGGAAGCTGGAGCAGAGGAAGCTGTAGTAGAGGAAGAGGAAAATGGAGCTGAGAAAGAGGAAGCTGcagcagaggaagaggaagttGCAGCGGAGGAAGAGGAAGCTGCAGCAGAGGAAGAGACTGAAGAAAAGAAAGATGTTAAAGGGGAAGAAGAGAAAGGAGATGAAAAAGAGGGAGGTGGGGAAGAGGGAAAGgaggaagagggagagaaagGTGATGAGGAGGAAGTGGCTGCAGAGGAGGATACTGAAACAGAGAAAAGTGAGGAGAAAGCTGACACAAGTGTTGATAAGGCCAAGGAAGATACAGAGGCAGACAAGGAAGACACTAAAGTAGAAAAAGACAAGGTAGAGAAGGAAACTGAGAAGGAAAAAGTTGAGCCTAAGGCTGAAAAAGCCAAAGAGGAAGTCGAACCTGAACCAGTCAAAGAAAAAGCCAAGGAGAAAATTGAACCTGTACCTGAAGAGTCAAAGGATAAAGGCAAGGAAGAACCAGAGAAACCCAAAGCTAAGGAAAAGGCAGAGCCAGAAAAGCCTAAGGGAAAAGACAAAAGTGAGAAAGACAAGAGTGAGAAAAAGGAAAGTGTGAAGCAAGAAAAGGGAAAGGAGGAGACTGAGAAACCCAAGGGGAAGAAGTAA
- the LOC113038751 gene encoding phosphoglycerate mutase 2-like, translating into MAAAHRLVIVRHGESSWNQENRFCGWFDADLSEKGLEEAKRGAQAIKDAGMKFDVCYTSVLKRAIKTLWTIMEVTDQMWLPVVRTWRLNERHYGGLTGLNKAETAAKHGEEQVKIWRRSFDIPPPPMDKDHSYHKIISESRRYKGLKEGELPICESLKDTIARALPFWNEVIVPEIKAGKNVIIAAHGNSLRGIVKHLESMSDAAIMELNLPTGIPIVYELDKDLKPIKPMQFLGDEETVRRAMEAVAAQGKVKK; encoded by the exons ATGGCTGCTGCTCATCGTTTAGTGATTGTACGCCACGGCGAGAGCTCCTGGAACCAAGAGAACCGTTTCTGTGGCTGGTTTGATGCAGATCTCAGTGAAAAGGGTCTGGAGGAAGCAAAGCGAGGTGCTCAAGCCATCAAAGATGCAGGCATGAAGTTTGATGTGTGCTACACTTCCGTTTTGAAGCGCGCTATCAAGACTCTGTGGACCATCATGGAGGTCACAGACCAGATGTGGCTGCCTGTAGTGCGCACCTGGCGTCTGAATGAACGGCACTACGGTGGTCTGACTGGTCTGAACAAGGCAGAGACGGCAGCCAAGCACGGAGAGGAGCAGGTCAAGATCTGGCGCCGATCATTTGATATTCCCCCTCCTCCTATGGATAAGGACCATTCATATCACAAGATCATCAGTGAG TCAAGACGATACAAGGGTCTGAAAGAGGGCGAGCTTCCCATCTGCGAGAGTTTGAAGGACACCATCGCTCGTGCACTGCCTTTCTGGAATGAGGTTATTGTACCTGAGATCAAGGCCGGCAAAAACGTTATAATCGCAGCTCATGGCAACAGCCTCCGTGGCATCGTCAAGCACTTAGAAA GTATGTCAGACGCAGCCATCATGGAGCTGAACCTGCCCACAGGCATTCCCATCGTCTATGAGCTGGACAAGGACCTGAAGCCCATCAAACCCATGCAGTTCCTGGGAGACGAGGAAACGGTGCGCAGAGCCATGGAGGCTGTGGCCGCCCAGGGCAAGGTCAAAAAGTGA